A stretch of the Coturnix japonica isolate 7356 chromosome 27, Coturnix japonica 2.1, whole genome shotgun sequence genome encodes the following:
- the ATP6V0A1 gene encoding V-type proton ATPase 116 kDa subunit a isoform X5 has translation MGELFRSEEMTLAQLFLQSEAAYCCVSELGELGKVQFRDLNPDVNVFQRKFVNEVRRCEEMDRKLRFVEKEIKKANIPIMDTGENPEVPFPRDMIDLEANFEKIENELKEINTNQEALKRNFLELTELKFILRKTQQFFDEAELHHQQMADPDLLEESSSLLEPSEMGRGAPLRLGFVAGVINRERIPTFERMLWRVCRGNVFLRQAEIENPLEDPVTGDYVHKSVFIIFFQGDQLKNRVKKICEGFRASLYPCPETPQERKEMASGVNTRIDDLQMVLNQTEDHRQRVLQAAAKNIRVWFIKVRKMKAIYHTLNLCNIDVTQKCLIAEVWCPVADLDSIQFALRRGTEHSGSTVPSILNRMQTNQTPPTFNRTNKFTAGFQNIVDAYGIGTYREINPAPYTIITFPFLFAVMFGDFGHGILMTLIAIWMVLRESRILSQKSDNEMFNTVFSGRYIILLMGLFSTYTGLIYNDCFSKSLNMFGSSWSVRPMFSKANWTDELLKTTPLLQLNPAEAGVFGGPYPFGIDPIWNIANNKLAFLNSFKMKMSVILGIIHMLFGVMLSLLNHIYFKKPLNIYLGFIPEMIFMSSLFGYLVILIFYKWTAYDAHTSKEAPSLLIHFINMFLFSYGDTSNKMLYKGQKGLQCFLVVVALLCVPWMLVAKPLVLRHQYLRRKHLGTHNFGGIRVGNGPTEEDAEIIQHDQLSTHSEEGEEFDFADTVVYQAIHTIEYCLGCISNTASYLRLWALSLAHAQLSEVLWTMVIHTGLSVRSLAGGFGLFFIFAAFATLTVAILLVMEGLSAFLHALRLHWIEFQNKFYTGTGFKFLPFSFDTIREGRFDD, from the exons GATTCGTTGAAAAGGAGatcaaaaaagcaaatattccCATCATGGACACGGGTGAAAATCCAGAGGTGCCATTTCCACGTGACATGATTGATTTGGAG GCAAACTTTGAGAAAATCGAAAATGAGCTGAAGGAAATCAACACAAATCAGGAAGCTCTGAAAAGAAACTTCTTGGAGCTGACAGAGTTAAAATTTATACTGCGTAAAACTCAGCAATTTTTTGATGAG GCTGAATTGCATCATCAGCAGATGGCGGATCCAGACCTGTTGGAGGAGTCCTCTTCACTCCTGGAGCCAAGTGAGATGGGAAGAGGTGCCCCACTACGGCTTGG GTTTGTGGCTGGAGTGATCAATCGCGAGCGAATCCCCACCTTTGAGCGCATGCTGTGGCGTGTGTGCCGAGGGAACGTGTTCCTGCGTCAGGCTGAAATTGAGAACCCCCTGGAGGATCCCGTAACG GGGGATTATGTGCACAAGTCTGTATTTATCATCTTTTTCCAAGGCGACCAATTGAAGAACAGAGTCAAGAAGATATGTGAAGG ATTCCGTGCCTCCCTCTACCCATGTCCAGAAACACCACAGGAGCGGAAGGAAATGGCTTCTGGTGTCAATACCAGAATTGATGATCTCCAGAtg GTGCTGAACCAAACGGAGGATCACCGCCAAAGagttctgcaggcagctgctaaAAATATTCGGGTCTGGTTCATCAAAGTCCGCAAGATGAAGGCCATCTACCATACCCTGAATCTGTGCAATATTGATGTCACACAGAAGTGTTTGATTGCTGAGGTTTGGTGTCCCGTAGCTGACCTCGATTCCATCCAGTTTGCTCTCAGGAGAGGCACT GAGCACAGTGGTTCCACTGTCCCGTCTATTTTGAATCGGATGCAAACCAATCAGACCCCACCCACCTTCAACAGGACTAACAAGTTCACAGCTGGATTTCAGAACATTGTGGATGCTTATGGCATTGGAACTTACCGGGAAATAAATCCAG CCCCATATACGATCATTACCTTCccatttctgtttgctgtgatgTTTGGAGATTTTGGCCATGGGATCCTGATGACTCTGATTGCTATTTGGATGGTGCTTAGAGAGAGTCGGATTCTGTCACAGAAAAGTGACAATGAG ATGTTCAACACCGTTTTTAGTGGTCGATACATCATCCTGCTGATGGGACTGTTCTCCACTTACACAGGCCTTATCTATAATGACTGCTTCTCCAAGTCTCTTAATATGTTTGGTTCATCTTGGAGTGTCCGGCCGATGTTCTCAAAAGCCAATTGGAC AGATGAACTGCTTAAGACTACTCCTCTGCTCCAACTGAACCCCGCGGAAGCAGGAGTGTTTGGTGGACCCTATCCCTTTGGCATCGATCCG atCTGGAATATTGCCAACAATAAACTGGCCTTCCTCAATTcatttaagatgaaaatgtCTGTGATTCTTGGCATTATCCACATGCTCTTTGGTGTCATGTTGAGTCTCCTCAACCACAT ATATTTTAAGAAGCCACTGAACATATACCTGGGATTTATTCCAGAGATGATTTTCATGTCGTCGCTGTTCGGATACCTCGTTATTCTCATTTTCTACAAATGGACAGCGTACGATGCTCACACATCAAAGGAAGCCCCCAGccttttaatacattttatcaacatgtttttgttttcctatggTGATACCAGTAACAAGATGCTTTATAAAGGGCAG aaagGACTCCAGTGTTTCCTTGTGGTGGTGGCATTACTGTGCGTGCCATGGATGCTGGTAGCTAAACCTCTGGTCCTTCGCCATCAGTATTTAAGGAGAAAGCACTTG GGAACACACAACTTTGGTGGGATCCGGGTGGGCAACGGACCAACGGAGGAGGATGCTGAGATCATCCAACACGATCAATTATCTACCCATTctgaggagggggaggag TTTGACTTTGCTGACACTGTGGTGTACCAGGCCATCCACACCATTGAATACTGCCTGGGGTGCATCTCCAACACCGCGTCCTACTTGAGGCTCTGGGCTCTCAGTTTAGCCCATGCAC AGCTCTCGGAGGTGCTCTGGACCATGGTGATCCACACTGGGCTCAGCGTGAGGAGCCTGGCTGGAGGCTTTGgccttttcttcatttttgctgcttttgctaCCCTGACAGTAGCAATTCTCCTGGTCATGGAGGGCCTGTCTGCTTTCCTCCATGCTCTTCGCTTGCACTG GATCGAGTTCCAGAACAAGTTCTACACTGGCACAGGCTTCAAGTTCCTCCCGTTCTCCTTCGACACCATCCGCGAGGGGAGGTTTGACGATTAG
- the ATP6V0A1 gene encoding V-type proton ATPase 116 kDa subunit a isoform X6, which translates to MGELFRSEEMTLAQLFLQSEAAYCCVSELGELGKVQFRDLNPDVNVFQRKFVNEVRRCEEMDRKLRFVEKEIKKANIPIMDTGENPEVPFPRDMIDLEANFEKIENELKEINTNQEALKRNFLELTELKFILRKTQQFFDEMADPDLLEESSSLLEPSEMGRGAPLRLGFVAGVINRERIPTFERMLWRVCRGNVFLRQAEIENPLEDPVTGDYVHKSVFIIFFQGDQLKNRVKKICEGFRASLYPCPETPQERKEMASGVNTRIDDLQMVLNQTEDHRQRVLQAAAKNIRVWFIKVRKMKAIYHTLNLCNIDVTQKCLIAEVWCPVADLDSIQFALRRGTEHSGSTVPSILNRMQTNQTPPTFNRTNKFTAGFQNIVDAYGIGTYREINPAPYTIITFPFLFAVMFGDFGHGILMTLIAIWMVLRESRILSQKSDNEMFNTVFSGRYIILLMGLFSTYTGLIYNDCFSKSLNMFGSSWSVRPMFSKANWTDELLKTTPLLQLNPAEAGVFGGPYPFGIDPIWNIANNKLAFLNSFKMKMSVILGIIHMLFGVMLSLLNHIYFKKPLNIYLGFIPEMIFMSSLFGYLVILIFYKWTAYDAHTSKEAPSLLIHFINMFLFSYGDTSNKMLYKGQKGLQCFLVVVALLCVPWMLVAKPLVLRHQYLRRKHLGTHNFGGIRVGNGPTEEDAEIIQHDQLSTHSEEGEEPTEDEVFDFADTVVYQAIHTIEYCLGCISNTASYLRLWALSLAHAQLSEVLWTMVIHTGLSVRSLAGGFGLFFIFAAFATLTVAILLVMEGLSAFLHALRLHWIEFQNKFYTGTGFKFLPFSFDTIREGRFDD; encoded by the exons GATTCGTTGAAAAGGAGatcaaaaaagcaaatattccCATCATGGACACGGGTGAAAATCCAGAGGTGCCATTTCCACGTGACATGATTGATTTGGAG GCAAACTTTGAGAAAATCGAAAATGAGCTGAAGGAAATCAACACAAATCAGGAAGCTCTGAAAAGAAACTTCTTGGAGCTGACAGAGTTAAAATTTATACTGCGTAAAACTCAGCAATTTTTTGATGAG ATGGCGGATCCAGACCTGTTGGAGGAGTCCTCTTCACTCCTGGAGCCAAGTGAGATGGGAAGAGGTGCCCCACTACGGCTTGG GTTTGTGGCTGGAGTGATCAATCGCGAGCGAATCCCCACCTTTGAGCGCATGCTGTGGCGTGTGTGCCGAGGGAACGTGTTCCTGCGTCAGGCTGAAATTGAGAACCCCCTGGAGGATCCCGTAACG GGGGATTATGTGCACAAGTCTGTATTTATCATCTTTTTCCAAGGCGACCAATTGAAGAACAGAGTCAAGAAGATATGTGAAGG ATTCCGTGCCTCCCTCTACCCATGTCCAGAAACACCACAGGAGCGGAAGGAAATGGCTTCTGGTGTCAATACCAGAATTGATGATCTCCAGAtg GTGCTGAACCAAACGGAGGATCACCGCCAAAGagttctgcaggcagctgctaaAAATATTCGGGTCTGGTTCATCAAAGTCCGCAAGATGAAGGCCATCTACCATACCCTGAATCTGTGCAATATTGATGTCACACAGAAGTGTTTGATTGCTGAGGTTTGGTGTCCCGTAGCTGACCTCGATTCCATCCAGTTTGCTCTCAGGAGAGGCACT GAGCACAGTGGTTCCACTGTCCCGTCTATTTTGAATCGGATGCAAACCAATCAGACCCCACCCACCTTCAACAGGACTAACAAGTTCACAGCTGGATTTCAGAACATTGTGGATGCTTATGGCATTGGAACTTACCGGGAAATAAATCCAG CCCCATATACGATCATTACCTTCccatttctgtttgctgtgatgTTTGGAGATTTTGGCCATGGGATCCTGATGACTCTGATTGCTATTTGGATGGTGCTTAGAGAGAGTCGGATTCTGTCACAGAAAAGTGACAATGAG ATGTTCAACACCGTTTTTAGTGGTCGATACATCATCCTGCTGATGGGACTGTTCTCCACTTACACAGGCCTTATCTATAATGACTGCTTCTCCAAGTCTCTTAATATGTTTGGTTCATCTTGGAGTGTCCGGCCGATGTTCTCAAAAGCCAATTGGAC AGATGAACTGCTTAAGACTACTCCTCTGCTCCAACTGAACCCCGCGGAAGCAGGAGTGTTTGGTGGACCCTATCCCTTTGGCATCGATCCG atCTGGAATATTGCCAACAATAAACTGGCCTTCCTCAATTcatttaagatgaaaatgtCTGTGATTCTTGGCATTATCCACATGCTCTTTGGTGTCATGTTGAGTCTCCTCAACCACAT ATATTTTAAGAAGCCACTGAACATATACCTGGGATTTATTCCAGAGATGATTTTCATGTCGTCGCTGTTCGGATACCTCGTTATTCTCATTTTCTACAAATGGACAGCGTACGATGCTCACACATCAAAGGAAGCCCCCAGccttttaatacattttatcaacatgtttttgttttcctatggTGATACCAGTAACAAGATGCTTTATAAAGGGCAG aaagGACTCCAGTGTTTCCTTGTGGTGGTGGCATTACTGTGCGTGCCATGGATGCTGGTAGCTAAACCTCTGGTCCTTCGCCATCAGTATTTAAGGAGAAAGCACTTG GGAACACACAACTTTGGTGGGATCCGGGTGGGCAACGGACCAACGGAGGAGGATGCTGAGATCATCCAACACGATCAATTATCTACCCATTctgaggagggggaggag CCTACAGAGGATGAGGTG TTTGACTTTGCTGACACTGTGGTGTACCAGGCCATCCACACCATTGAATACTGCCTGGGGTGCATCTCCAACACCGCGTCCTACTTGAGGCTCTGGGCTCTCAGTTTAGCCCATGCAC AGCTCTCGGAGGTGCTCTGGACCATGGTGATCCACACTGGGCTCAGCGTGAGGAGCCTGGCTGGAGGCTTTGgccttttcttcatttttgctgcttttgctaCCCTGACAGTAGCAATTCTCCTGGTCATGGAGGGCCTGTCTGCTTTCCTCCATGCTCTTCGCTTGCACTG GATCGAGTTCCAGAACAAGTTCTACACTGGCACAGGCTTCAAGTTCCTCCCGTTCTCCTTCGACACCATCCGCGAGGGGAGGTTTGACGATTAG
- the ATP6V0A1 gene encoding V-type proton ATPase 116 kDa subunit a isoform X7, translating into MGELFRSEEMTLAQLFLQSEAAYCCVSELGELGKVQFRDLNPDVNVFQRKFVNEVRRCEEMDRKLRFVEKEIKKANIPIMDTGENPEVPFPRDMIDLEANFEKIENELKEINTNQEALKRNFLELTELKFILRKTQQFFDEMADPDLLEESSSLLEPSEMGRGAPLRLGFVAGVINRERIPTFERMLWRVCRGNVFLRQAEIENPLEDPVTGDYVHKSVFIIFFQGDQLKNRVKKICEGFRASLYPCPETPQERKEMASGVNTRIDDLQMVLNQTEDHRQRVLQAAAKNIRVWFIKVRKMKAIYHTLNLCNIDVTQKCLIAEVWCPVADLDSIQFALRRGTEHSGSTVPSILNRMQTNQTPPTFNRTNKFTAGFQNIVDAYGIGTYREINPAPYTIITFPFLFAVMFGDFGHGILMTLIAIWMVLRESRILSQKSDNEMFNTVFSGRYIILLMGLFSTYTGLIYNDCFSKSLNMFGSSWSVRPMFSKANWTDELLKTTPLLQLNPAEAGVFGGPYPFGIDPIWNIANNKLAFLNSFKMKMSVILGIIHMLFGVMLSLLNHIYFKKPLNIYLGFIPEMIFMSSLFGYLVILIFYKWTAYDAHTSKEAPSLLIHFINMFLFSYGDTSNKMLYKGQKGLQCFLVVVALLCVPWMLVAKPLVLRHQYLRRKHLGTHNFGGIRVGNGPTEEDAEIIQHDQLSTHSEEGEEFDFADTVVYQAIHTIEYCLGCISNTASYLRLWALSLAHAQLSEVLWTMVIHTGLSVRSLAGGFGLFFIFAAFATLTVAILLVMEGLSAFLHALRLHWIEFQNKFYTGTGFKFLPFSFDTIREGRFDD; encoded by the exons GATTCGTTGAAAAGGAGatcaaaaaagcaaatattccCATCATGGACACGGGTGAAAATCCAGAGGTGCCATTTCCACGTGACATGATTGATTTGGAG GCAAACTTTGAGAAAATCGAAAATGAGCTGAAGGAAATCAACACAAATCAGGAAGCTCTGAAAAGAAACTTCTTGGAGCTGACAGAGTTAAAATTTATACTGCGTAAAACTCAGCAATTTTTTGATGAG ATGGCGGATCCAGACCTGTTGGAGGAGTCCTCTTCACTCCTGGAGCCAAGTGAGATGGGAAGAGGTGCCCCACTACGGCTTGG GTTTGTGGCTGGAGTGATCAATCGCGAGCGAATCCCCACCTTTGAGCGCATGCTGTGGCGTGTGTGCCGAGGGAACGTGTTCCTGCGTCAGGCTGAAATTGAGAACCCCCTGGAGGATCCCGTAACG GGGGATTATGTGCACAAGTCTGTATTTATCATCTTTTTCCAAGGCGACCAATTGAAGAACAGAGTCAAGAAGATATGTGAAGG ATTCCGTGCCTCCCTCTACCCATGTCCAGAAACACCACAGGAGCGGAAGGAAATGGCTTCTGGTGTCAATACCAGAATTGATGATCTCCAGAtg GTGCTGAACCAAACGGAGGATCACCGCCAAAGagttctgcaggcagctgctaaAAATATTCGGGTCTGGTTCATCAAAGTCCGCAAGATGAAGGCCATCTACCATACCCTGAATCTGTGCAATATTGATGTCACACAGAAGTGTTTGATTGCTGAGGTTTGGTGTCCCGTAGCTGACCTCGATTCCATCCAGTTTGCTCTCAGGAGAGGCACT GAGCACAGTGGTTCCACTGTCCCGTCTATTTTGAATCGGATGCAAACCAATCAGACCCCACCCACCTTCAACAGGACTAACAAGTTCACAGCTGGATTTCAGAACATTGTGGATGCTTATGGCATTGGAACTTACCGGGAAATAAATCCAG CCCCATATACGATCATTACCTTCccatttctgtttgctgtgatgTTTGGAGATTTTGGCCATGGGATCCTGATGACTCTGATTGCTATTTGGATGGTGCTTAGAGAGAGTCGGATTCTGTCACAGAAAAGTGACAATGAG ATGTTCAACACCGTTTTTAGTGGTCGATACATCATCCTGCTGATGGGACTGTTCTCCACTTACACAGGCCTTATCTATAATGACTGCTTCTCCAAGTCTCTTAATATGTTTGGTTCATCTTGGAGTGTCCGGCCGATGTTCTCAAAAGCCAATTGGAC AGATGAACTGCTTAAGACTACTCCTCTGCTCCAACTGAACCCCGCGGAAGCAGGAGTGTTTGGTGGACCCTATCCCTTTGGCATCGATCCG atCTGGAATATTGCCAACAATAAACTGGCCTTCCTCAATTcatttaagatgaaaatgtCTGTGATTCTTGGCATTATCCACATGCTCTTTGGTGTCATGTTGAGTCTCCTCAACCACAT ATATTTTAAGAAGCCACTGAACATATACCTGGGATTTATTCCAGAGATGATTTTCATGTCGTCGCTGTTCGGATACCTCGTTATTCTCATTTTCTACAAATGGACAGCGTACGATGCTCACACATCAAAGGAAGCCCCCAGccttttaatacattttatcaacatgtttttgttttcctatggTGATACCAGTAACAAGATGCTTTATAAAGGGCAG aaagGACTCCAGTGTTTCCTTGTGGTGGTGGCATTACTGTGCGTGCCATGGATGCTGGTAGCTAAACCTCTGGTCCTTCGCCATCAGTATTTAAGGAGAAAGCACTTG GGAACACACAACTTTGGTGGGATCCGGGTGGGCAACGGACCAACGGAGGAGGATGCTGAGATCATCCAACACGATCAATTATCTACCCATTctgaggagggggaggag TTTGACTTTGCTGACACTGTGGTGTACCAGGCCATCCACACCATTGAATACTGCCTGGGGTGCATCTCCAACACCGCGTCCTACTTGAGGCTCTGGGCTCTCAGTTTAGCCCATGCAC AGCTCTCGGAGGTGCTCTGGACCATGGTGATCCACACTGGGCTCAGCGTGAGGAGCCTGGCTGGAGGCTTTGgccttttcttcatttttgctgcttttgctaCCCTGACAGTAGCAATTCTCCTGGTCATGGAGGGCCTGTCTGCTTTCCTCCATGCTCTTCGCTTGCACTG GATCGAGTTCCAGAACAAGTTCTACACTGGCACAGGCTTCAAGTTCCTCCCGTTCTCCTTCGACACCATCCGCGAGGGGAGGTTTGACGATTAG
- the ATP6V0A1 gene encoding V-type proton ATPase 116 kDa subunit a isoform X4 produces the protein MGELFRSEEMTLAQLFLQSEAAYCCVSELGELGKVQFRDLNPDVNVFQRKFVNEVRRCEEMDRKLRFVEKEIKKANIPIMDTGENPEVPFPRDMIDLEANFEKIENELKEINTNQEALKRNFLELTELKFILRKTQQFFDEAELHHQQMADPDLLEESSSLLEPSEMGRGAPLRLGFVAGVINRERIPTFERMLWRVCRGNVFLRQAEIENPLEDPVTGDYVHKSVFIIFFQGDQLKNRVKKICEGFRASLYPCPETPQERKEMASGVNTRIDDLQMVLNQTEDHRQRVLQAAAKNIRVWFIKVRKMKAIYHTLNLCNIDVTQKCLIAEVWCPVADLDSIQFALRRGTEHSGSTVPSILNRMQTNQTPPTFNRTNKFTAGFQNIVDAYGIGTYREINPAPYTIITFPFLFAVMFGDFGHGILMTLIAIWMVLRESRILSQKSDNEMFNTVFSGRYIILLMGLFSTYTGLIYNDCFSKSLNMFGSSWSVRPMFSKANWTDELLKTTPLLQLNPAEAGVFGGPYPFGIDPIWNIANNKLAFLNSFKMKMSVILGIIHMLFGVMLSLLNHIYFKKPLNIYLGFIPEMIFMSSLFGYLVILIFYKWTAYDAHTSKEAPSLLIHFINMFLFSYGDTSNKMLYKGQKGLQCFLVVVALLCVPWMLVAKPLVLRHQYLRRKHLGTHNFGGIRVGNGPTEEDAEIIQHDQLSTHSEEGEEPTEDEVFDFADTVVYQAIHTIEYCLGCISNTASYLRLWALSLAHAQLSEVLWTMVIHTGLSVRSLAGGFGLFFIFAAFATLTVAILLVMEGLSAFLHALRLHWIEFQNKFYTGTGFKFLPFSFDTIREGRFDD, from the exons GATTCGTTGAAAAGGAGatcaaaaaagcaaatattccCATCATGGACACGGGTGAAAATCCAGAGGTGCCATTTCCACGTGACATGATTGATTTGGAG GCAAACTTTGAGAAAATCGAAAATGAGCTGAAGGAAATCAACACAAATCAGGAAGCTCTGAAAAGAAACTTCTTGGAGCTGACAGAGTTAAAATTTATACTGCGTAAAACTCAGCAATTTTTTGATGAG GCTGAATTGCATCATCAGCAGATGGCGGATCCAGACCTGTTGGAGGAGTCCTCTTCACTCCTGGAGCCAAGTGAGATGGGAAGAGGTGCCCCACTACGGCTTGG GTTTGTGGCTGGAGTGATCAATCGCGAGCGAATCCCCACCTTTGAGCGCATGCTGTGGCGTGTGTGCCGAGGGAACGTGTTCCTGCGTCAGGCTGAAATTGAGAACCCCCTGGAGGATCCCGTAACG GGGGATTATGTGCACAAGTCTGTATTTATCATCTTTTTCCAAGGCGACCAATTGAAGAACAGAGTCAAGAAGATATGTGAAGG ATTCCGTGCCTCCCTCTACCCATGTCCAGAAACACCACAGGAGCGGAAGGAAATGGCTTCTGGTGTCAATACCAGAATTGATGATCTCCAGAtg GTGCTGAACCAAACGGAGGATCACCGCCAAAGagttctgcaggcagctgctaaAAATATTCGGGTCTGGTTCATCAAAGTCCGCAAGATGAAGGCCATCTACCATACCCTGAATCTGTGCAATATTGATGTCACACAGAAGTGTTTGATTGCTGAGGTTTGGTGTCCCGTAGCTGACCTCGATTCCATCCAGTTTGCTCTCAGGAGAGGCACT GAGCACAGTGGTTCCACTGTCCCGTCTATTTTGAATCGGATGCAAACCAATCAGACCCCACCCACCTTCAACAGGACTAACAAGTTCACAGCTGGATTTCAGAACATTGTGGATGCTTATGGCATTGGAACTTACCGGGAAATAAATCCAG CCCCATATACGATCATTACCTTCccatttctgtttgctgtgatgTTTGGAGATTTTGGCCATGGGATCCTGATGACTCTGATTGCTATTTGGATGGTGCTTAGAGAGAGTCGGATTCTGTCACAGAAAAGTGACAATGAG ATGTTCAACACCGTTTTTAGTGGTCGATACATCATCCTGCTGATGGGACTGTTCTCCACTTACACAGGCCTTATCTATAATGACTGCTTCTCCAAGTCTCTTAATATGTTTGGTTCATCTTGGAGTGTCCGGCCGATGTTCTCAAAAGCCAATTGGAC AGATGAACTGCTTAAGACTACTCCTCTGCTCCAACTGAACCCCGCGGAAGCAGGAGTGTTTGGTGGACCCTATCCCTTTGGCATCGATCCG atCTGGAATATTGCCAACAATAAACTGGCCTTCCTCAATTcatttaagatgaaaatgtCTGTGATTCTTGGCATTATCCACATGCTCTTTGGTGTCATGTTGAGTCTCCTCAACCACAT ATATTTTAAGAAGCCACTGAACATATACCTGGGATTTATTCCAGAGATGATTTTCATGTCGTCGCTGTTCGGATACCTCGTTATTCTCATTTTCTACAAATGGACAGCGTACGATGCTCACACATCAAAGGAAGCCCCCAGccttttaatacattttatcaacatgtttttgttttcctatggTGATACCAGTAACAAGATGCTTTATAAAGGGCAG aaagGACTCCAGTGTTTCCTTGTGGTGGTGGCATTACTGTGCGTGCCATGGATGCTGGTAGCTAAACCTCTGGTCCTTCGCCATCAGTATTTAAGGAGAAAGCACTTG GGAACACACAACTTTGGTGGGATCCGGGTGGGCAACGGACCAACGGAGGAGGATGCTGAGATCATCCAACACGATCAATTATCTACCCATTctgaggagggggaggag CCTACAGAGGATGAGGTG TTTGACTTTGCTGACACTGTGGTGTACCAGGCCATCCACACCATTGAATACTGCCTGGGGTGCATCTCCAACACCGCGTCCTACTTGAGGCTCTGGGCTCTCAGTTTAGCCCATGCAC AGCTCTCGGAGGTGCTCTGGACCATGGTGATCCACACTGGGCTCAGCGTGAGGAGCCTGGCTGGAGGCTTTGgccttttcttcatttttgctgcttttgctaCCCTGACAGTAGCAATTCTCCTGGTCATGGAGGGCCTGTCTGCTTTCCTCCATGCTCTTCGCTTGCACTG GATCGAGTTCCAGAACAAGTTCTACACTGGCACAGGCTTCAAGTTCCTCCCGTTCTCCTTCGACACCATCCGCGAGGGGAGGTTTGACGATTAG